A window of Nitrospirota bacterium genomic DNA:
AGCTTGAAGGAAGGTTCAAAGACGACGCATAAGGGGCGTACCAAAAAATCCAAAAGATTTTTTGGACCGCGTAGGAGAGATTTATGGCAGGGAGGCGATACATCGGTCTTGATGCAGGTTCTGTCAGTGTAAAACTCGTAGTACTGAGTGAAGATCTCAGTATAATTCACGAGTCTTATGAAAGACATTATGGGCAGACTTTAAAGGTTGCTATGGACCTGCTTGAAAAGACAGAACCAGCCAACTGTCTCGGTATTACAGGTTCTGTCGGAAAACTTCTTGCCTCAATACTTTCGATC
This region includes:
- a CDS encoding 2-hydroxyglutaryl-CoA dehydratase encodes the protein MAGRRYIGLDAGSVSVKLVVLSEDLSIIHESYERHYGQTLKVAMDLLEKTEPANCLGITGSVGKLLASILSIEFVNDIIAQSTAVSRFYPGIKTIIEMGGECSRLIILENS